The proteins below are encoded in one region of Thermococcus sp. 21S7:
- a CDS encoding potassium channel family protein: protein MERFGNCDPETADQEYCIFHKPNKSEEEAREFYRKFLERFKPRVEEIEVDGTTLVFERPVDARGFVFPKIPRSVGFSFEYTTFKEDVNFSHGIFESGVSFMESIFMGNAKFDHVTFKRNAYFPFVTFLEGVSFFASVFLDDVHFDRTIFSKGSEKYLNFMWVRFKGDAYFHNCSFRGNVDSRDTIFHKTAYFSRSTFDGWVKLYGATFKGETDFSECSFLRDFVVTDANFFETVSFAGSKFGESSNLESWVNLSNVVFSKGVRFDECTFNLPFHLHRVEFKKEVSFDTSEFNSRIVFSNVVFRDYASFSETIFRALSIFGHLSSGMVAVLEDHGITIKKDRDLPVVFDALADFSAVVFNGYAHFEGTIFKKDVFFEGTSFNEPVSFQGKLEKEEYKFYGEIDFSHVDIRKSIDIDIPSEWFKLPESEIEARRVQRLSYEKEGKREEADRMFVLEMRAKCRARLKNARDKLSKVKAYVHNFVEWLLADLPSEYGTNWVRLFLFSLLVIIGTAVPYTIWSHKIDGFPETSNIVVRFLNALYYSLVTFTTLGYGDMHPTGWLKALSAIEALTGAVFMALIVAVIARKWMR, encoded by the coding sequence ATGGAACGCTTTGGGAACTGCGACCCTGAGACGGCCGATCAGGAGTACTGTATTTTCCACAAGCCGAACAAGAGCGAGGAGGAAGCGAGGGAGTTTTACAGGAAGTTTCTGGAGAGGTTCAAGCCAAGGGTTGAGGAGATTGAAGTTGATGGGACTACATTGGTTTTTGAGAGACCTGTAGATGCGAGAGGTTTTGTGTTTCCGAAGATTCCACGTTCAGTAGGATTTTCATTTGAATATACTACCTTCAAGGAGGATGTTAATTTTTCACATGGAATCTTCGAATCAGGAGTATCCTTTATGGAATCCATATTTATGGGAAATGCAAAGTTTGACCACGTAACGTTTAAGAGAAACGCATACTTTCCTTTTGTTACGTTTCTTGAAGGGGTTAGTTTTTTTGCTTCGGTATTTTTAGATGATGTTCACTTTGATCGCACCATCTTTTCCAAGGGTTCAGAAAAATATCTTAATTTCATGTGGGTTCGATTCAAGGGTGATGCTTATTTTCATAACTGCTCTTTTAGGGGAAATGTTGATTCTCGCGACACGATTTTTCACAAAACAGCTTATTTCTCCCGGAGTACATTCGACGGATGGGTTAAACTTTATGGTGCCACCTTCAAAGGAGAAACAGATTTTAGTGAATGCTCGTTTTTGAGAGATTTCGTTGTCACAGATGCCAATTTCTTTGAAACTGTTTCATTTGCAGGTTCCAAATTTGGAGAATCCTCCAATCTTGAAAGTTGGGTGAATCTTTCAAATGTGGTATTTTCAAAGGGAGTAAGGTTTGATGAATGCACATTTAACCTCCCATTTCACCTTCACCGGGTTGAGTTCAAGAAAGAAGTTTCATTCGATACTTCAGAGTTCAATAGTAGGATAGTTTTCTCTAATGTTGTGTTTCGTGATTATGCTAGTTTTAGCGAGACTATATTCCGGGCACTTTCAATATTTGGCCACCTGAGTAGCGGAATGGTAGCAGTGCTCGAAGACCACGGAATAACAATCAAAAAAGATCGAGATTTGCCGGTGGTTTTTGATGCTTTAGCAGACTTCTCCGCGGTAGTATTTAATGGTTATGCCCATTTTGAGGGAACCATTTTTAAGAAAGATGTCTTCTTTGAAGGAACCTCATTTAACGAACCTGTTTCTTTTCAAGGGAAGCTCGAAAAGGAAGAATACAAATTCTATGGCGAAATAGACTTCTCCCACGTAGACATTCGCAAGAGCATTGACATTGACATTCCAAGTGAATGGTTCAAGCTCCCAGAATCTGAAATCGAAGCTCGGCGAGTTCAACGCCTCAGCTACGAAAAAGAAGGCAAACGAGAGGAAGCAGATAGGATGTTCGTCCTCGAAATGCGCGCTAAGTGTAGGGCTCGGCTAAAAAACGCACGAGACAAGTTAAGCAAAGTTAAAGCCTATGTTCATAATTTCGTGGAATGGCTACTGGCAGATTTGCCTTCAGAATACGGCACGAATTGGGTTCGACTGTTCCTATTTTCGTTGCTTGTAATTATTGGAACCGCAGTTCCATACACCATCTGGAGTCACAAAATTGACGGATTCCCAGAAACTTCAAACATCGTTGTCCGTTTCCTCAACGCCCTCTACTACTCCCTCGTCACCTTCACCACCCTCGGCTACGGCGACATGCACCCGACCGGCTGGCTTAAAGCTTTGAGTGCAATCGAAGCCCTAACCGGAGCAGTCTTCATGGCGCTCATCGTTGCGGTGATTGCCCGTAAATGGATGCGCTGA
- a CDS encoding type II toxin-antitoxin system RelE/ParE family toxin: protein MSFRVIIGKRAENGIRNLPPAHLKRFAELVETLKINPVLVESFDVRKMRGSERAYRVRLGNYRVLYTVRWDKDIIVILKVEPRERAYR from the coding sequence ATGAGCTTTAGGGTCATCATCGGTAAAAGGGCCGAGAATGGAATACGAAATCTTCCTCCCGCCCACCTAAAGCGTTTTGCTGAACTCGTTGAGACGCTGAAAATCAACCCAGTTCTAGTGGAAAGTTTTGACGTCAGAAAGATGCGTGGTTCTGAGAGGGCTTACCGAGTTAGACTTGGCAATTACCGGGTTCTTTACACAGTCCGCTGGGATAAAGACATCATTGTTATTTTGAAGGTCGAACCCCGCGAAAGGGCCTATCGCTGA
- a CDS encoding C69 family dipeptidase — translation MCDILVATPEATREGITLFAKNSDREPNEAQILEFIPRTKHGEENVKLTYVEFPQVKETYAVILSRPWWMWGAEMGVNEFELAIGNTAVFTKAKVPERGITGMDMIRLALERTKSAREALEFITGIVEQGLQGGNGSKSHKLYYFSSFIIADPKEAWVLETVGKEWAARKIEGVYSISNALMIENDWDMASEGVERLARKGSFSFAKHFSDRFYTHFAHGRERRAFTLAKLKEMEGEITLEYMMSLLRSHSFEPYRPEKGSMRDICMHYGGLTRPSQTASSQISELGKGIHWFTGTSNPCMGIFKPVTFEGGLPDLGRNPTDRYDPETYWWRFEAFHRRFLTNYRSYIDDFARERDRLQAEIIEKAGEIERTQEDLKALTEWAFREEARLLERWEKIVRPGRLPLLFGRSWRKINEEAGFRLEG, via the coding sequence ATGTGCGATATTCTCGTGGCCACTCCCGAGGCCACCAGGGAGGGAATAACTCTCTTTGCCAAGAACAGCGACCGCGAGCCGAACGAGGCTCAGATTCTTGAGTTCATACCGAGAACTAAGCACGGGGAGGAGAATGTCAAGCTCACCTATGTGGAGTTCCCGCAGGTGAAAGAGACCTACGCGGTAATCCTCTCCCGCCCCTGGTGGATGTGGGGGGCGGAGATGGGCGTGAACGAGTTCGAGCTGGCGATAGGCAACACCGCAGTCTTCACAAAGGCCAAGGTGCCGGAGAGAGGGATAACCGGAATGGACATGATACGTTTGGCGCTTGAGAGGACTAAGAGCGCAAGGGAGGCCCTGGAGTTCATAACCGGCATCGTCGAGCAGGGTTTGCAGGGCGGGAACGGAAGCAAAAGCCACAAGCTTTACTACTTCAGCTCCTTCATAATAGCTGACCCCAAAGAGGCCTGGGTTCTTGAGACCGTTGGAAAGGAGTGGGCCGCAAGGAAGATAGAGGGCGTTTACTCAATCTCCAATGCGCTGATGATTGAGAATGACTGGGATATGGCATCCGAGGGCGTCGAGAGGCTCGCGAGAAAGGGCTCCTTCAGCTTCGCGAAACACTTCTCGGACCGCTTTTACACCCACTTCGCCCACGGCAGGGAGCGGAGGGCCTTCACGCTGGCAAAACTAAAGGAGATGGAGGGTGAGATAACGCTCGAATACATGATGTCCCTTCTGCGCTCCCACTCCTTTGAGCCCTACCGCCCGGAGAAGGGCTCGATGAGGGATATCTGCATGCACTACGGCGGCCTAACGAGGCCCTCCCAGACCGCCTCTTCTCAGATCTCCGAGCTTGGAAAGGGCATTCACTGGTTCACGGGCACGTCAAACCCCTGCATGGGCATTTTCAAGCCGGTGACCTTCGAGGGCGGCCTCCCAGACCTTGGGAGGAATCCAACGGACAGGTACGACCCGGAGACCTACTGGTGGCGCTTCGAGGCTTTCCACAGGAGGTTCCTGACGAACTACCGGAGCTACATCGATGACTTCGCCCGCGAGAGGGACCGACTGCAGGCCGAGATAATCGAGAAGGCGGGGGAGATTGAGAGAACCCAGGAAGATTTGAAAGCTTTAACGGAGTGGGCCTTCAGGGAGGAGGCCAGGCTCCTCGAAAGGTGGGAGAAGATTGTGAGGCCCGGAAGGCTTCCCCTCCTCTTCGGGCGGAGCTGGAGAAAGATTAACGAGGAGGCTGGATTCAGGCTGGAGGGTTGA
- a CDS encoding glycoside hydrolase family 1 protein: MFRFPDGFLLGTATSSYQIEGDNVWSDWWYWAEKGKLPPAGKACNSWELYEKDIELMAGLGYAAYRFSIEWGRVFPEEGKPNEEALMRYQGIIDLLNENGITPMLTLHHFTLPTWFALRGGFEREENLEHWRSYVEMIADNIEGVELVATFNEPMVYVVASYVEGMWPPFRKNPLKAEKVAANLIRAHAIAYEILHGKFRVGMVKNRPHFIPASDSERDRKATEEIDYTFNRSILDGILTGKFRGFMRTFDVPASGLDWLGMNYYNIMKVRAVRNPLRRFAVEDAGVSRKTDMGWSVYPKGIYEGLKAFSEYGLPLYVTENGIATLDDEWRVEFIVQHLQYVHKALKEGIDVRGYFYWSLVDNYEWAEGFRPRFGLVEVDYETFERKPRGSAHIYGEIAKKGEIGDELLEGYSIKSPRCF; the protein is encoded by the coding sequence ATGTTCAGGTTTCCGGATGGATTTCTCCTCGGAACGGCAACGTCTTCCTACCAGATAGAGGGCGACAACGTCTGGAGTGACTGGTGGTACTGGGCCGAAAAAGGAAAGCTTCCCCCCGCCGGAAAGGCCTGCAACTCCTGGGAGCTGTACGAGAAGGACATCGAACTGATGGCCGGGCTGGGTTATGCGGCCTACCGCTTCTCCATAGAATGGGGCAGGGTCTTTCCGGAGGAGGGAAAACCGAACGAGGAGGCGTTAATGCGCTACCAGGGGATAATCGACCTTCTCAACGAGAACGGGATTACCCCGATGCTCACGCTCCACCACTTCACTCTGCCCACGTGGTTCGCCCTCAGGGGTGGCTTCGAAAGGGAGGAGAACCTGGAGCACTGGAGGAGCTACGTTGAGATGATAGCCGACAACATCGAGGGCGTTGAGCTGGTGGCGACCTTCAACGAGCCGATGGTCTACGTCGTGGCCTCATACGTCGAGGGGATGTGGCCGCCATTCAGGAAGAACCCGCTGAAGGCCGAGAAGGTCGCGGCAAACCTGATCAGGGCCCACGCCATCGCCTACGAGATTCTTCACGGCAAGTTCAGGGTCGGGATGGTGAAAAACCGCCCGCACTTCATTCCGGCGAGCGATTCCGAGAGGGACAGGAAAGCGACAGAAGAGATAGACTACACCTTCAACCGCTCCATACTGGATGGAATCCTGACCGGGAAATTCAGGGGTTTCATGAGAACCTTCGACGTTCCCGCGAGCGGCCTCGACTGGCTCGGGATGAACTACTACAACATCATGAAGGTTAGGGCAGTGCGAAACCCGCTCAGACGCTTCGCCGTCGAGGATGCCGGTGTGAGCAGAAAGACCGACATGGGCTGGAGCGTCTATCCGAAGGGCATCTACGAGGGGCTGAAGGCCTTTTCGGAGTACGGTCTTCCGCTCTACGTCACCGAGAACGGCATAGCAACGCTTGACGATGAGTGGCGGGTGGAGTTCATAGTCCAGCACCTCCAGTACGTCCACAAAGCCCTAAAAGAGGGCATCGACGTAAGGGGCTACTTCTACTGGTCGCTGGTAGACAACTACGAGTGGGCCGAGGGTTTCAGGCCGCGCTTTGGGCTGGTAGAGGTCGACTACGAGACCTTCGAGAGGAAGCCGAGGGGGAGTGCCCACATCTACGGAGAAATCGCTAAGAAAGGGGAGATAGGCGACGAGCTGCTTGAGGGCTACTCTATAAAATCCCCCCGATGTTTTTAG
- a CDS encoding MFS transporter: MKRQRTVLQGRRERAGKLKKLRVKRRNVLVLAAAMFIANVSFGMAFPYLSVYMRLLGASMFMVGLLSVAFNLTSTVFQYPFGWLSDSTGNRKGFIAFGVASIGLFYAAMAFVGSATGVLLLRTLQGVFGSAMTPAHSALISELSTRAGSIFGLFNSIENAGYMVGNFLGSAIVGYLGVRKLFLISGLLLFVSAGIVLLISERPTGRRSILGMILVQEGRESWRATVKGSAFKKLMRGHLGLFYVTVFLVMVASGQFYGVVSVYFKEAFGEWSVGVIFGIESLAAALTGYFLGKLIDRHGAKRFYLIAIAGYGLAFLLYALVKNVWLVFGIAFLSGVKWVLTINSTSAYVAQNVRVSERAQGMGLLNAMMSLGWVIGPLLGGYISGISFQLNFMSTLIPLGLAFILALRLPG; this comes from the coding sequence ATGAAGAGGCAACGGACGGTCCTTCAGGGGCGCAGAGAGAGGGCGGGAAAGCTTAAAAAGCTCCGGGTTAAGCGGAGGAACGTTTTAGTTCTCGCGGCGGCCATGTTCATCGCTAACGTATCCTTTGGAATGGCGTTCCCATACCTGAGCGTCTACATGCGCCTCCTCGGCGCGAGCATGTTCATGGTCGGCCTCCTAAGCGTTGCCTTTAACCTGACCTCGACGGTTTTCCAGTACCCCTTCGGCTGGCTCTCCGACTCGACCGGCAACAGGAAAGGCTTCATAGCCTTCGGCGTGGCCTCGATAGGTCTCTTTTATGCTGCGATGGCATTCGTCGGCTCCGCCACCGGCGTCCTGCTCCTGAGAACCCTCCAGGGCGTCTTTGGTTCTGCCATGACACCGGCCCACTCGGCGCTCATCTCCGAGCTCTCCACGAGGGCCGGCTCGATATTCGGCCTATTCAACTCCATCGAGAACGCTGGCTACATGGTGGGCAACTTCCTCGGCTCCGCGATAGTCGGCTACCTCGGCGTCAGAAAGCTCTTTCTGATTTCCGGACTTCTCCTCTTCGTATCTGCCGGGATAGTTCTCCTAATCAGCGAACGCCCGACGGGAAGGCGCTCCATCCTCGGGATGATTCTCGTACAGGAAGGCAGGGAGAGCTGGCGGGCAACGGTTAAGGGCTCGGCCTTCAAAAAGCTCATGCGCGGGCACCTGGGGCTGTTCTACGTTACCGTCTTCCTCGTTATGGTCGCCAGCGGGCAGTTCTACGGCGTTGTCTCGGTCTACTTCAAGGAGGCCTTTGGCGAGTGGAGCGTAGGGGTAATCTTCGGCATCGAGAGCCTGGCCGCGGCCCTGACCGGCTACTTCCTCGGGAAGCTGATAGACAGGCACGGGGCGAAGAGGTTCTACCTCATAGCCATAGCCGGCTACGGTTTGGCTTTCCTGCTCTACGCGCTCGTTAAAAACGTCTGGCTCGTCTTTGGAATAGCGTTCCTCTCGGGCGTCAAGTGGGTTCTAACCATAAACTCGACCTCCGCCTACGTGGCCCAGAACGTCAGGGTGAGCGAGAGGGCCCAGGGAATGGGCCTGCTCAACGCCATGATGAGCCTCGGCTGGGTCATCGGGCCCCTCCTCGGTGGTTACATCTCTGGAATAAGCTTCCAGCTGAACTTCATGAGCACGCTGATTCCCCTCGGGCTGGCCTTTATCTTAGCACTCAGACTGCCAGGGTGA
- a CDS encoding RNA 2'-phosphotransferase codes for MPSRVKVSRLMAYILRHSPEEFGLKPDVEGFVPLSELVRALQKVYPDVAEDFVREIVERDAKGRYEIRDGKIRARYGHSFPVSLNHEEDTESRVLYHGTPRRNLERIMREGLRPMRRQFVHLSTSGSEALETGRRHGRDVVLLIIDADCLRRKGLKVYKAGKNVRIVERVPPECITLAV; via the coding sequence ATGCCGTCGAGGGTTAAAGTGAGCAGGCTGATGGCCTACATCCTCCGCCACTCGCCGGAGGAGTTCGGGCTTAAACCCGACGTTGAGGGCTTCGTGCCACTGAGTGAACTCGTCAGAGCGCTCCAAAAGGTTTATCCGGACGTTGCCGAGGATTTTGTGCGGGAGATCGTAGAGAGGGACGCGAAGGGGCGCTACGAGATTAGGGACGGCAAAATTCGCGCCCGTTACGGCCACAGCTTTCCAGTCTCTTTGAACCACGAGGAGGATACCGAGTCAAGGGTTCTCTACCACGGCACGCCGCGGAGGAACCTTGAGAGGATTATGCGCGAGGGACTCAGGCCGATGAGGAGGCAGTTCGTTCACCTGAGCACGAGCGGGAGCGAGGCCCTCGAAACCGGCAGGAGGCACGGGAGGGACGTCGTTCTACTCATCATCGACGCGGACTGCCTGAGGAGGAAGGGCTTGAAAGTCTACAAGGCAGGAAAGAACGTGAGAATCGTCGAGCGCGTTCCGCCCGAGTGCATCACCCTGGCAGTCTGA
- a CDS encoding FAD-dependent oxidoreductase, whose amino-acid sequence MKIVVVGSGTAGSNFALFMRKLDRKAEITVIGKEDTMQYSPCALPHVISGTIEKPEDVIVFPNEFYERQKINLLLGTEVKFIDRERKVVVTDKGEVPYDKLVLAVGSKAFVPPIKGVENEGVFTLKSLDDVRRIRAYVAERKPKKAVVIGAGLIGLEGAEAFAKLGMEVLVVELMDRLMPTMLDKDTARLVQAEMEDHGVSFRFGAGVSEIIGSPVEAVRIGEEEVPADLVLVATGVRANTDLAKAAGLDVHWGIVVNEHLQTSDPDIYAIGDCAEVIDAVTGERTLSQLGTSAVRMAKVAAEHIAGKDVSFRPVFNTAITELFGLEIGTFGITEERAKKEGVEIAVGKFKGSTKPEYYPGGKPITVKVIFRKSDRKLIGAQIVGGERVWGRIMTLSALAQKGATVEDVVYLETAYAPPVSPTIDPISVAAEMALRRFR is encoded by the coding sequence ATGAAAATCGTGGTCGTCGGTTCTGGTACAGCGGGAAGCAACTTCGCGCTGTTCATGCGCAAGCTCGACAGGAAAGCCGAGATAACCGTCATCGGAAAGGAGGATACCATGCAGTACTCCCCCTGCGCCCTGCCGCACGTCATCAGCGGCACGATCGAGAAGCCCGAAGATGTTATCGTCTTCCCGAACGAGTTCTACGAGAGGCAGAAAATCAACCTCCTGCTCGGAACGGAGGTCAAATTCATCGACCGCGAGAGGAAGGTCGTGGTCACCGATAAGGGCGAGGTTCCCTACGACAAGCTCGTTCTGGCGGTTGGCTCGAAGGCCTTCGTCCCGCCGATAAAGGGCGTTGAGAACGAGGGAGTGTTCACCCTCAAGAGCCTCGACGACGTGCGCAGAATCAGGGCCTACGTCGCCGAGAGGAAGCCGAAGAAGGCCGTCGTCATCGGCGCCGGTTTAATCGGCCTCGAAGGGGCCGAGGCTTTTGCCAAGCTCGGCATGGAGGTTCTGGTCGTCGAGCTTATGGACAGGCTTATGCCAACGATGCTCGACAAAGACACCGCTAGGCTCGTTCAGGCCGAGATGGAAGATCACGGTGTCTCCTTCCGCTTCGGCGCTGGGGTCAGCGAGATAATCGGCAGTCCCGTTGAGGCGGTTAGGATAGGCGAGGAGGAAGTCCCTGCCGACCTCGTCCTCGTCGCCACCGGCGTGAGGGCCAACACCGACCTCGCAAAGGCGGCCGGTCTAGACGTGCACTGGGGAATTGTCGTGAACGAGCACCTCCAGACCAGCGACCCTGACATCTACGCGATAGGCGACTGCGCAGAGGTCATCGATGCGGTAACCGGCGAGAGGACGCTCAGCCAGCTCGGAACGAGCGCGGTGAGGATGGCTAAGGTGGCAGCGGAACACATAGCCGGAAAGGACGTCTCCTTCAGGCCGGTATTCAACACCGCAATAACCGAGCTCTTCGGCCTTGAGATAGGCACCTTCGGAATAACCGAGGAGCGGGCGAAGAAGGAGGGGGTTGAGATAGCCGTCGGTAAGTTCAAGGGCTCCACCAAGCCGGAGTACTACCCGGGTGGAAAGCCGATAACGGTCAAGGTTATCTTCAGGAAGTCAGACAGGAAGCTCATCGGAGCGCAGATAGTCGGCGGCGAGCGCGTCTGGGGCAGGATAATGACCCTCTCGGCCCTTGCCCAGAAGGGAGCGACCGTTGAGGACGTCGTTTACCTTGAGACCGCCTACGCTCCGCCGGTGAGCCCGACGATAGACCCGATAAGCGTTGCGGCCGAGATGGCGCTGAGGAGGTTCCGGTGA
- a CDS encoding endonuclease/exonuclease/phosphatase family protein, with protein MKVSEKDRLLLGLGTGVLLASSMRIFVAGAYSSVEKTFFYGITFPSFLGLVLLITASFLVGRLSRKAGAVIMGIYALALILTDATEYLHLIAAFALPISLALVKELNVKYLSLGLVADLALRVLAVGGEPIDFSHTAVVLAVFLLLGAYVLWHEPGTLKKPGFGLYAFAILLELGLIYPNAVLRYSGISVYYLPQFIGVSVILAAAILLGPYMARKPNLAALVLVAGSATLFIKPLPLIGLPLGLASATALVENAKGSRGGILGSVYFILIGFLGLGVYVGRDIGVPFMENNMGALILGASAVYALSAYGKSAEVKLPSARETVASLLGILLVSLVVLAAFHTGPSYTGGRKDVLLWTYNLHQGLGPYDGTFNGRELLGLLEGQKPDILVAQEVAGGMIGSAYVDLPLLISAHMGYAYEYKQAIGGTYGIAVFSHWHMKTESELNLESVGQARPAQKVSVEELNLVLVNVHMGLSEEERAMQAEELLKFAEASPVAQVIAGDTNAEPDERAIEVLTRDYRDAFPERPPYTFLWERNGVRDAENIDYILLKKDWPAEVKDYGCLCDVSASDHRPVWAVIELP; from the coding sequence ATGAAGGTCTCTGAGAAGGATAGACTTCTCCTCGGTCTTGGAACCGGAGTGCTTCTCGCTTCGAGCATGCGAATCTTTGTCGCTGGGGCGTACTCAAGCGTCGAAAAGACGTTCTTCTACGGAATAACCTTCCCGTCGTTCCTGGGACTGGTTCTTCTGATAACTGCGTCGTTCCTGGTAGGACGGCTGAGCAGAAAAGCTGGGGCGGTCATAATGGGCATCTACGCCCTGGCTCTCATCCTCACAGACGCGACCGAATACCTCCACCTCATAGCGGCCTTCGCCCTGCCCATCTCCCTGGCGCTCGTCAAGGAGCTGAACGTCAAGTACCTCTCCCTCGGGCTGGTCGCGGATTTAGCGCTCCGCGTCCTGGCCGTTGGAGGGGAGCCAATAGACTTCTCGCACACGGCAGTTGTTCTGGCCGTCTTCCTGCTTTTGGGAGCCTATGTCCTCTGGCACGAACCGGGGACGCTTAAGAAGCCCGGCTTTGGGCTCTACGCCTTTGCGATTCTTCTCGAACTTGGCCTCATATACCCCAACGCCGTGCTGCGCTACTCCGGAATCAGCGTCTATTACCTCCCCCAGTTCATCGGCGTTTCGGTAATTCTGGCCGCCGCCATCCTTTTGGGACCATACATGGCACGAAAACCGAACTTAGCGGCCCTGGTTCTCGTGGCTGGCTCCGCCACGCTCTTCATCAAACCTCTCCCGCTTATAGGCCTGCCCCTTGGCCTCGCCTCTGCCACGGCCCTCGTCGAAAACGCGAAGGGAAGCAGGGGAGGAATCCTCGGCTCGGTGTACTTCATCCTTATCGGCTTCCTCGGGCTCGGCGTCTACGTCGGCAGGGACATCGGGGTGCCCTTCATGGAGAACAACATGGGGGCCCTAATATTGGGTGCCTCGGCCGTCTATGCCCTCAGCGCCTACGGAAAGAGCGCGGAGGTTAAGCTCCCGAGCGCCAGAGAAACAGTTGCCTCTCTGCTGGGCATCCTCCTCGTCTCGCTCGTCGTTCTCGCTGCCTTCCACACCGGGCCGAGCTACACTGGGGGCAGGAAGGACGTTCTCCTCTGGACATACAACCTCCACCAGGGGCTCGGCCCCTACGACGGAACATTCAACGGCCGCGAGCTTTTGGGCCTGCTTGAGGGGCAGAAGCCTGACATCCTGGTGGCCCAGGAGGTCGCCGGCGGCATGATAGGGAGCGCCTACGTTGACCTCCCGCTCCTAATCTCGGCCCACATGGGTTATGCCTACGAGTACAAGCAGGCCATAGGGGGCACTTACGGAATAGCGGTCTTCTCCCACTGGCACATGAAGACGGAAAGTGAACTCAACCTTGAGAGCGTGGGGCAGGCGAGGCCGGCACAGAAGGTCTCCGTCGAGGAGTTAAACCTCGTTCTCGTGAACGTCCATATGGGCCTCAGCGAGGAAGAGAGGGCAATGCAGGCCGAGGAGCTTTTGAAGTTCGCAGAGGCCTCGCCGGTGGCCCAGGTAATAGCCGGCGACACAAACGCCGAGCCGGACGAGAGGGCGATAGAGGTACTCACCCGAGACTACCGCGACGCCTTCCCCGAGAGACCGCCCTACACCTTCCTCTGGGAGCGCAACGGCGTCAGGGACGCGGAGAACATCGACTACATACTGCTGAAGAAAGACTGGCCTGCGGAGGTCAAGGACTACGGCTGTCTCTGCGACGTTTCCGCCTCTGATCACAGGCCTGTGTGGGCGGTTATCGAACTGCCGTGA
- a CDS encoding ribbon-helix-helix domain-containing protein has protein sequence MSTTEKVSVRFPQGLMREIDELVESGEFSSRSELIKEAVRFFLLHYESPEELWETYKLLARERRIPSEEEIEKLLEEVDKEWKRSRSS, from the coding sequence ATGTCCACAACCGAGAAGGTTTCGGTTCGCTTTCCTCAGGGCCTAATGCGGGAAATTGACGAACTTGTGGAGAGCGGTGAGTTCTCAAGCCGGAGCGAACTCATCAAGGAAGCCGTGAGGTTCTTCCTGCTCCACTACGAATCCCCCGAAGAGCTGTGGGAGACATACAAGCTCCTCGCGAGGGAGCGGAGGATTCCATCGGAGGAGGAAATCGAAAAGCTCCTTGAGGAAGTGGACAAGGAATGGAAGCGCTCAAGGTCGTCTTAG
- a CDS encoding putative toxin-antitoxin system toxin component, PIN family — translation MEALKVVLDTNVVITAAINPFGSSGKVMDLVVGKKVLSCTSEAILEELRFKLTSEKVLKYLESQVYALWVYRVFRVSSIIVDPSEHFEVSPDPDDNKLFDVVYSAKAGFLISLDKKHVLKLRDGEKRFVLNGHEFLILTPAEFLEVVERDKNLDV, via the coding sequence ATGGAAGCGCTCAAGGTCGTCTTAGACACCAACGTCGTCATAACGGCCGCGATAAATCCCTTCGGGAGCTCTGGGAAGGTCATGGATTTAGTTGTTGGGAAGAAGGTTCTCTCCTGCACTTCTGAGGCAATACTTGAGGAGCTCCGCTTCAAGCTGACGAGCGAGAAGGTTCTTAAATATCTTGAGAGTCAGGTTTATGCGCTCTGGGTTTACAGAGTTTTTCGGGTCTCATCTATCATTGTGGACCCAAGCGAGCATTTTGAGGTTTCACCTGATCCCGACGACAACAAACTGTTTGACGTTGTATATTCAGCCAAGGCCGGCTTCCTGATAAGTCTGGACAAGAAGCACGTGCTGAAGCTGAGGGATGGGGAAAAGAGATTCGTATTAAACGGGCACGAGTTTCTAATCCTGACACCGGCGGAGTTCCTTGAGGTCGTCGAAAGGGATAAAAACTTGGATGTGTAA